Genomic DNA from Candidatus Afararchaeum irisae:
CGTTACGACGTAGTCTCCGACGGTGAGACCACACGTGTCTCACGTACAGGAAACCCGGGGATGACAGTCGGAGGTACCGGAGACGTCCTCGCGGGTGTATGTGGCTTCCTTCTTTCTGAGTTAGACAGCCTAGACGCCGCGGGAATAGGAGGCTTCGTCAACGGCAGGGCGGGAGACCTCGCGTACGAAGACGAGGGAAACGGTCTCGTGGCGACCGACGTCGTCGAGTGCCTACCGGAGGCGATGCGACAGTATAATTAAGCCTGTGGCGCAACAACCAACATGACAGTTATAGCCGGTCTTACGTCAGGCGAAGGCGACGCCCTCTTCGACCTACTTGACCGTATAGAGTCAGGGACTCTCGACGCAGAGCTCGCGGGGGTCGTCGGTGACGGCGAAGTCGAGGCTCTCGAAACAGCACGTGAGAGAGGAATAGAGGCAGAGGCGGTTCCGAAAGACGGCGACTCGAAGGAGGAACACGAGAGACGTATAGCCGATGTGATCGACGGCTGGGACGCCGACGTAATCGCGCTCGGCGGCTACATGCCGATACTCTCACCCTACTTCACCCAGAGGTACGAGGGACAGATACTCAGCTCACATCCTTCTCTCCTACCCGCCTTCAACACGACACAGCCGTGGAAGGACGCCCTCGAAGCCGGAGTCGAGGTCACCGGTGTCACGGTTCATTTCGTGACCGACGAGATCGGCGAGGGTCAGATTCTGACACAGGAGCCTGTCCGCGTACGTCCCGACGACGACCCCGAGAGTCTCAGGAGACGTCTCGAAGACGCTGAGAGACGTGCGTATCCGAGGGCTGTACGTCTCTTCGACGAAGTCGAGTTCGAGGACGGAAAGGTCGTGCGTCCCAACGAGTCGGATTCGGAGTCGGGCTTCGGAGACACGATGCTCAAGTCGTGGGAGAAGGAGTCAGACCTGAGGTACGGGGAGAATCCCCATCAGGACGCCGCCTTCTACCGTGACGAGAGCTTCGAGGGCGCGAGCATCGGAAACGCAAGACAGCTCGGCGGTAAGGAGATGTCGTACAACAACATGAACGACACAGACGCCGCGCTCTCGCTCGTACGTGAGTTCGACAGACCCGCGGCGGTCGTCGTCAAGCATACCAACCCTTGTGGAACCGCAGTCGCTGACACGGTCTCGGAGGCGTACGACAGGGCTCTCGCGACCGACGAGATGAGTGCCTTCGGCGGAATAGTTGCACTCAACAGGGAGTGTGACGCCGACACAGCCGAAGCGGTAACAGACTCCTTCAAGGAGGTCGTAGTAGCACCGTCGTACACCGACGATGCCCTGGACGAACTCAGGACAAAAGAGAGTCTGCGTATACTCGAAGTCGGCGATCTCGGGGGCGAACGCGATGACCTCGACATAAAGAAGGTCGAGGGTGGCGTCCTCGTACAGGACAGGGACGACAGGGTCGTAACGAGGGGAGACCTTGAGATTCCGACTCAGAGGGAGCCGACCGAGGAGGAGATAGACGCGATGCTCTTCGGATACACGGTCGTCAAACACGTCAAGTCGAACGCGATAGTCCTAGCTGACACCCACGACGGCGTGAGCGAGACAGTAGGCGTAGGCGCGGGTCAGATGTCACGTGTCGACTCGGTCAGGATAGCACGCGACAAGGCGGAGAAGCCCGTCGAGGGATCGGTCTTAGCGAGCGACGCCTTCTTCCCGTTCCGTGACAACATAGACGAAGCCGCCGACGCGGGGGTCGAAGCCATAATTCAGCCCGGCGGATCGGTCAACGACGACGAGGTCATAGAGGCTTGTGACGAACACGGCATAGCGATGGCTCTCACAGGATTCAGGTGTTTCCGCCACTGACGGAGACCATTTTCGACCACCACTCTACAGATGTAGTAACCCTTATATCTGTGTAGTACTACATCCGTAATATGAAACGTGTCGAGGACACCGAGGGAGCTACACAGAGACAACAGGACATCCCCCAGGCGTCAGCCGACGAGGCTAAGGAACTCGTCGAATCCGACGACTACTTCGTGCTCGACGTCAGGAACCCCGACGAACACGAGGAAAAGAGGATACCCGGAACAGACCGTCTGGTTCCCGTCAAGATAATCGACGGAATGGTAGACAAGATAGACGCCGACAGCCTACTCGTCTACTGCAGAAGCGGGTCGAGAAGCATGAGAGCGTGCAGACAGCTAGTCGACGGAGACTTCGACGAGGTCGTCAACCTCGACGGAGGAATAAACGGCTGGATCGACGACGGCTTCGAAGTCGAACGCGGAAGCTAAGTCGGTCTTATTTTCTGAATTTCCACATAAATTCGGCTTAATACACGTCCGAACAACCCCTATGTAAATATTAATATATAGGCACCCATATACTACGGAAACAGGGTGTTTAATATTGTCAAATTCGGACATTACATTCGACGAGTCATTTAACAGAATGAGGGGGCTGACGGGGGAGATAGAACAGTTCCTTTCACTTATAAATACGAAGCCTAGCCTCGAAAGGGTCGACCCGGTGGAGGCTCTCGAAGAGGGATTCTCCGAGGTCAAGGGAGAGTCGACGGAGACGGAAGCGGAGGTCTCAGCCGACGGAGGTAGGGAAGACGAAGCCACCGACATACTCGCCGACAGAAGACTTCTCAAACATCTCTTCGTCTCAGTCTTCCGGTTCGCCGACAGGGAAGACAGAAGCGACGTCTCTGTCGAGATAACCGACGGCAGCCTCGTTATCCGTGACCCGGGACTCCCGTCTTCTATTCCCTCAGGAGCATGGGAGCCGGGTTATAGCTCGGGCTCAGGGGGTTCGGGTCTCGCAGTCGTGAGACAGGTCTGTGAGACACACGGCTGGGAGATATCTGACTCTGGCTCTGACTCTGACTCCGACGTAGGTGTCCTTAGGATAGACAACCTACTCATACCGAGGATCGATCCCGAGTAGCAGTAGCTTCCAAAAAGACTTTATACACGTACTACTATGTCTGTAGTAGCACCGGTCAGTTCCCCCCATTTCCCCCACCATACCTAAGCTGAGCCGGTGTCACCCCTATCCATACGTTTTTCCCTACACTTGTAACCACCTTTTAATCACCTTTTAACCAAGTCAGTCCCTCCAGTCGTCGGCATCTCTGCTGTCACGTATCTTCCCCTTGGCGTGTCGGGGCATGGGCCAGAGCGCGAGTGCCACGGCTGCGGAGTAGACACCGAGGACTCCGAGGACTACGGCTGTTCCGGGAACACGAGAGACGGAGGCTGATTCTAAAGCAGAGACGTTCTCTGGTGTGAAGGCGGTGACCCTGAGAGCCCACGATCCGACTAAGAGTGTTAGAATAGGGAGGTAGACACGTCTGAGACGCCGTGAGAGAGCCTCGACGAAGGGTATCTTCGCCGCGGGCTCCCTCAGGTCGTCGCTCAGAAGAGTTCTCCATCTCTCGTTCTCGACGCCCTCGGGGTCTATGGCGTTCGCGAAGACGTTCTCCTCAAGCATCCTGACACGTGACCGCCAGACGTCGTAGGTTCTGTAACGGCGTGCCTCGACTACGAGGAAGACCAAGACGGCTACCACGCCTCCGAGGAGGACATAATGCGGGTTGTCGGGACTCGAAAACCCCCAGGTCAGTAGGGTCGCTGTCACGACGACAGCCCAGTTGGTCGTCCTGTCGAGACGTGATCTCCAAGCAGTCGCTCTTCCCAGCTCTCCCCTGTAGAAATGTCCCATGAGTCCGAAGAACTCGGAGGACTCCTCGGCTGCCTCGGCTCCTATCTCGCGCTCCTCGGGTGACGAGGGGTCAAAAGAGTCGGGGTCAGGGTCAGAGTCTTCCATCCCTCCTCTAGTACGCCTTCTACTCCTTATCTCTGCCGGCGAGATGGGGAGATTTATACTCGGTTAAGTTAACACACAATCATGAGCTTCTACTACAGACATCCGAAGGTCAAGGTGTCTTTCGGAAGAGGAGAGAGGTCTTGGGCGGGAAAGCTGGCGTCGAAACACGGCGAGAGGGCACTCGTCGTCACGGGGAAGTCGGCTATGGAACGTCTCGGCTTCCTCGAGGAGCTTTACGACAGCCTTGAGGAGAACGGCGTAGAGGTCGTCCACAGTTTCAACGACATACGTCCCAATCCCGAGGTTCGCGACGCCGAGAAATGTGCTCGGTCGGTCTGGGACGACGACATAGACGTCATAGTCGCACTCGGAGGCGGAAGCGTGATGGACACCGCGAAGGGAGTCAACGTCGCCCTGTCTAACTGGGACTCGCCCGACGAGGATCTCTGGGAGTACGTCTCTGGAGAGACGAGGATAGAAGAGTATAACCTGCCTCTCGTGGCTATAACCACGACTAGCGGAACCGGAAGCCACGTCAACACGGGCGCAGTCCTTGCCAACGACGAGATAAACGCGAAGCCCGCCTTCGGACACACCGACATGGCTCCCGACAACGCGATAGTCGACCCCGAGATAATGGATCACCTACCCCCCGAGGTCACAGCCGCGAGTGGCTTCGATGTCTTCGCACACGCGAGCGAGGGATACGTGGCGGGAGGCGAGCATCCGATCTCCGACCTGTACAGCATAGAGGCTATGGAGAAGGTCGCTAACTCACTCGTAGCCGCGGTAAATAACCCGACCGAGGAGGCGAGGGACGAGATGGCACTCGCCGACACGCTCGCCGGAGAGGCTCTCGCGTCGAACGGCACTGTTCTCAACCACGCACTCGCCCACTCGATAAGCGGACACGACCCCGATGTTGCCCACGGTCAGGCACTCGCCACGATCACTCCCGCGGTGATACGTTACAACGTCGAGAACGGCGACGACAGGACGAGACAGAGGTACGCCGAGATAGCACGTATACTCGGAAAGGACATCGACGGCGGCGGAAGGAAGGACGCCCTCAAGGCAGCCGAAGCGGTTGAGGAGCTAAGGGCTGAGATAGGTCTCGACAGGAGGATAGACGACTTCGACGTCTCGAAGGACGAGATAGACGATATGGTCTCGGAGGCGAAGACCTGGCTCAAGGGGGCGTGGAACCACAACCCCGTCGAAGTCACCAAGGACGACGCGAAGGCGATATACGACGAGGCGTGGTAGTCAGGGCTAGGAAACTTTATTTAGTCGGAGATCCTAGACCGACTGCCTCCCAAACCGAAAAACAATCAGGAGGTCTGGAGAAAACCATGGAAGTCAGACAGATTGCTGAGGAACTACACGACAGATTTTCAGGAGACGTGTCGGTTGACGAGATAGAGGAGAGTCTCGACAGCCTCATAAACGAGTACCAAGTCCCCGAGGACGAGGCACGTCGGAGCGTCATAAGCAGATACTCCGACGGAGAGACGGAGACCCAGTCTCAGACAGCCGAGGTGACCAGGATAACAGAGATCGACGAGCCCGAGGACTGGATCACAGTCGAGGTCGAGGTCGTCGACCTCTGGGAACCCACGAGCGACTCGGTAGGACAGGTGGGTCTGATTGGTGACGAGACCGGCACGATCAAGTTCACGGCGTGGGCGAAGAGCGACCTTCCCGAGTTAGACGAGGGCGAGACATATAGGCTCGAAAACGTCGTGACCGACGAGTACCAAGGACGTATGAGCGTCAAGCTCAACTCGTCGACAGAGATAGAAGAGATCGACGACGAGATAGAGGTCGGCACAGCCGAGACCGAGGTCAAGGGTGCTCTCGTCGACATACAGTCGGGAAGTGGTCTCATAAAGAGATGCCCCGTCGAGGGCTGTACGCGTGTCCTCCAGAACGGACGGTGTGCAGAACACGGAGAGGTCGACGGTGAGTTCGACCTACGTGTCAAGGGAGTCATAGACGACGGAAAAGAAGTTCACGACGTCATATTCGACAGAGAGATGACCGAAGACCTGACAGGAATCACGATGGAAGAGGCGAAACAGAAGGCGATGGACAAACTCGACACGAGCGTTGTGACCGACGACATACATGAGATGCTCGTCGGACGGTACTTCAGGGTCAGCGGAAACGAGATAGGAAGATACCTCCTCGCTAACGACGCCGAGAAGCTCGAAGACGAGACAGATACCGACGCACTCCTTATAAGGGCGCGGTCAGTAGGAGGTGGTTCGGATGAGTGAGACAGAGATAAGACGTGAGGTCGCACGCCGCGTATTCGCACGTGAGTTCGGCGACGCCTCCCACACGTTCAAGGAGAGCGACGACGACCGTGCGCCGACCTACCTCCTGCTTCCGACGGGCGAGAAGGCGAACCGTGTCTTCGTCGTGGGTACTCTCACAGAGAAGGAAGACATAGGAGAGGACTCGGAGTACTGGAGAGCGAGGGTCGTCGATCCCACCGGAACCTTCCTCGTCTACGCGGGACAGTACCAGCCCGAGGCAGTCGACGCCCTGCGTGAGATAGAGCCTCCCGAGTACGTCGCCGTCGTGGGCAAGCCCAACACCTACGAGCCCGACGACGAAGACAGTGAGACAGACGCTGGTGAATCTGAAGGTTCGCCTGCAGACGAAAACGAGAGTTCTCGGGACGTTATAACCTCGATACGCCCCGAGTCGATCAACGTCGTCGACGCCGTGACACGTGACAGATGGATAGGCGAGACCGCCGAGAGGACTCTAGACAGGATAGAGGGCGACGGAGAAGAGAAAGAGATGGCTCGTGAGATCTACGGCGACGGCACTTCTAGGTACACCGACGTAGTCGTAGACGCACTCGAAAGCCTCGAATAGGGATATATCTTTTTCGACCTGATACTCAAGGACAGAAGAACCTGAATACGGAATCGGTCTGAAAGAGAGATACCGATGCTAATTCGGATACAGTATCCAATTTTCTCAGACAGGTCTGTATTCAGTCTCTAATTATTTCTGTCCTTGAGTATGAATTTGGGTCTAACTTAGGGTCGAGTTGGTAGGTATCTCGGAAAAGAGTATTTTATACCCGAGACGTCGTACCGTACGATGACCTCGACACGTTCCAGTATACAGAGCCACATAGCCGAGAACCCGGGTGTCTACTTCAGCCAGATAGTCCGGTCTCTTGACCTCGCTCCGGGTCAGGTACAGCACCATCTCAGAAGTCTACGTGACGACGACGACGTTATCGAGGACTCGATAAGGGGATACACGCATTACTACCCCGAGACGTACGACGGCTGGGAGAGGGAGACGCTCGCCTTCCTCAGACGTGAGACGGTG
This window encodes:
- a CDS encoding DUF2270 domain-containing protein; this translates as MEDSDPDPDSFDPSSPEEREIGAEAAEESSEFFGLMGHFYRGELGRATAWRSRLDRTTNWAVVVTATLLTWGFSSPDNPHYVLLGGVVAVLVFLVVEARRYRTYDVWRSRVRMLEENVFANAIDPEGVENERWRTLLSDDLREPAAKIPFVEALSRRLRRVYLPILTLLVGSWALRVTAFTPENVSALESASVSRVPGTAVVLGVLGVYSAAVALALWPMPRHAKGKIRDSRDADDWRD
- a CDS encoding rhodanese-like domain-containing protein, encoding MKRVEDTEGATQRQQDIPQASADEAKELVESDDYFVLDVRNPDEHEEKRIPGTDRLVPVKIIDGMVDKIDADSLLVYCRSGSRSMRACRQLVDGDFDEVVNLDGGINGWIDDGFEVERGS
- a CDS encoding iron-containing alcohol dehydrogenase, with the protein product MSFYYRHPKVKVSFGRGERSWAGKLASKHGERALVVTGKSAMERLGFLEELYDSLEENGVEVVHSFNDIRPNPEVRDAEKCARSVWDDDIDVIVALGGGSVMDTAKGVNVALSNWDSPDEDLWEYVSGETRIEEYNLPLVAITTTSGTGSHVNTGAVLANDEINAKPAFGHTDMAPDNAIVDPEIMDHLPPEVTAASGFDVFAHASEGYVAGGEHPISDLYSIEAMEKVANSLVAAVNNPTEEARDEMALADTLAGEALASNGTVLNHALAHSISGHDPDVAHGQALATITPAVIRYNVENGDDRTRQRYAEIARILGKDIDGGGRKDALKAAEAVEELRAEIGLDRRIDDFDVSKDEIDDMVSEAKTWLKGAWNHNPVEVTKDDAKAIYDEAW
- a CDS encoding replication factor A (Replication protein A protects and stabilize the intermediate ssDNA that is generated by the unwinding action of a DNA helicase at the replication fork. In addition, SSBs prevent the formation of secondary structures by single-stranded template DNA.); translated protein: MEVRQIAEELHDRFSGDVSVDEIEESLDSLINEYQVPEDEARRSVISRYSDGETETQSQTAEVTRITEIDEPEDWITVEVEVVDLWEPTSDSVGQVGLIGDETGTIKFTAWAKSDLPELDEGETYRLENVVTDEYQGRMSVKLNSSTEIEEIDDEIEVGTAETEVKGALVDIQSGSGLIKRCPVEGCTRVLQNGRCAEHGEVDGEFDLRVKGVIDDGKEVHDVIFDREMTEDLTGITMEEAKQKAMDKLDTSVVTDDIHEMLVGRYFRVSGNEIGRYLLANDAEKLEDETDTDALLIRARSVGGGSDE
- a CDS encoding DNA-binding protein, whose protein sequence is MSETEIRREVARRVFAREFGDASHTFKESDDDRAPTYLLLPTGEKANRVFVVGTLTEKEDIGEDSEYWRARVVDPTGTFLVYAGQYQPEAVDALREIEPPEYVAVVGKPNTYEPDDEDSETDAGESEGSPADENESSRDVITSIRPESINVVDAVTRDRWIGETAERTLDRIEGDGEEKEMAREIYGDGTSRYTDVVVDALESLE
- the purH gene encoding bifunctional phosphoribosylaminoimidazolecarboxamide formyltransferase/IMP cyclohydrolase — its product is MTVIAGLTSGEGDALFDLLDRIESGTLDAELAGVVGDGEVEALETARERGIEAEAVPKDGDSKEEHERRIADVIDGWDADVIALGGYMPILSPYFTQRYEGQILSSHPSLLPAFNTTQPWKDALEAGVEVTGVTVHFVTDEIGEGQILTQEPVRVRPDDDPESLRRRLEDAERRAYPRAVRLFDEVEFEDGKVVRPNESDSESGFGDTMLKSWEKESDLRYGENPHQDAAFYRDESFEGASIGNARQLGGKEMSYNNMNDTDAALSLVREFDRPAAVVVKHTNPCGTAVADTVSEAYDRALATDEMSAFGGIVALNRECDADTAEAVTDSFKEVVVAPSYTDDALDELRTKESLRILEVGDLGGERDDLDIKKVEGGVLVQDRDDRVVTRGDLEIPTQREPTEEEIDAMLFGYTVVKHVKSNAIVLADTHDGVSETVGVGAGQMSRVDSVRIARDKAEKPVEGSVLASDAFFPFRDNIDEAADAGVEAIIQPGGSVNDDEVIEACDEHGIAMALTGFRCFRH